A genome region from Clostridium pasteurianum includes the following:
- a CDS encoding tetratricopeptide repeat protein: MSTYTDREHEKALSETMYWMKKVPVTVEEEYSYGEYQYSLKDYKDAVIWYKKASEKGCISAAFKLAYCMRHNLGIKSNYEVEEQLFKQVIVHDNAEESVEATYRLGMCYTYGYGIEMNEEKGIIYFQRVKNEKPEAFYEMGLFYKNGKGKKSIDKKKAEYCFYKAYDGFVEDAIFQIYDMFEGEFSEFPYIREIKEAYSFKLGRLMRVSELRPCREYLMRLANFYKKGYPGDTGEKLEKFYDLAQKYYKKASESNA, encoded by the coding sequence TTGAGTACTTATACGGATAGAGAGCACGAAAAAGCTTTAAGTGAAACTATGTACTGGATGAAAAAAGTTCCAGTTACAGTGGAAGAAGAATATAGTTATGGAGAATACCAGTATAGTTTAAAAGATTATAAAGATGCAGTTATCTGGTATAAAAAGGCGTCTGAGAAAGGATGCATTTCTGCTGCATTTAAACTAGCTTATTGTATGAGGCATAATTTGGGCATTAAGTCTAATTATGAAGTAGAAGAGCAGCTTTTCAAACAGGTAATAGTACATGATAATGCGGAAGAAAGCGTTGAAGCTACTTACAGGCTTGGAATGTGCTATACATATGGATATGGCATAGAAATGAATGAAGAAAAGGGAATTATATATTTTCAAAGAGTGAAGAATGAAAAACCAGAAGCATTTTATGAAATGGGCTTATTTTATAAAAACGGTAAGGGGAAAAAATCTATAGATAAAAAAAAGGCTGAATACTGTTTTTACAAAGCTTATGACGGTTTTGTTGAGGATGCTATTTTCCAGATTTATGACATGTTTGAAGGCGAATTTTCTGAATTCCCATATATAAGAGAAATAAAAGAGGCTTATAGTTTTAAACTTGGACGTTTAATGAGGGTATCAGAACTAAGACCTTGCAGAGAATATCTGATGCGATTAGCAAATTTTTATAAAAAAGGTTATCCGGGTGACACAGGGGAGAAATTAGAAAAATTTTATGATTTAGCACAAAAATATTATAAGAAAGCGAGTGAAAGCAATGCTTAA